The nucleotide window CGACGCGAAGACGAACAGCAGCACGGCGAGCGCACCGACCGCGCCGAACAGCGTCTCGACCAGCACGCTGGGGCCCTCGGTCTCCCCACCGGCGGCCAGCAGCACGTAGGAGGTCAGCCCGGTGTCCAGCCCGGCGGCCGCGGCGGCCTGCTCGAACACCGGCTGCAGCTGTGTCTCGATGCCGGGCCCGAACCCCTGGGGCAGCGGCGCCTGCACCAGGGCGAACGTGCTCCGGCCGTCATCGGTGACGAACCGGGCGTCCCCGGTGCTGGCCAGGTCGACGACCCGCGCCTGCGGCAGCGCGGCACGGACCGCGTCGTACACGCCGGCGACGTCCGCGGCCCGCTCGGTCACGGTGCTGCCCTCGGGCACGGTCAGCACCGGCACCAGGGTGTCGGCGGTGCTCGCGCCGAAGGTGGCGATGAGCTGCTCCTCCGCCTCGTACCCGGGCTGGCCGGGCAGCGAGAAGTCGAAGGTGAGGCGGTCGGTGACCGTGCCGGCGACCGAGCCGCCGGCGACCATGAGCACCAGCCAGCCGAGGACGACGAACAGCCGGTGGCGGATGACGAACCGGGCGAGGGACTCCACGGGTGGCTCCTTGGGCAGCCGGGGACGGGCGATGAGAGCGCTCCCCCCGTGCGCCGGCGACGCTAGCGGTCCCGGCGGCCGCACGGGGCGCTCCCGGCCGCGCCGTCCGCGGGCACGCCCGCGCCACGCCGGGGAACTGCTTGACTGACGCCATGGACCTGCCCGTGAACCCCCCGGTCAAGCCGATGCTCGCCAAGCCCGCGGCCACCCTGCCGGTGGGCGAGGACTGGTTCTACGAGCCGAAGTGGGACGGGTTCCGCTGCATCGTCTTCCGCGACGGCGACGAGGTGGAGCTGGGCAGCCGCAACGAGCGCCCGCTCACCCGCTACTTCCCCGAGGTGGTCGCCGCCGCCCTGGAGCACCTGCCCGAACGGTGCGTCGTCGACGGCGAGATCGTCGTCCCGCGCGGGGACCGGCTGGACTTCGAGTCGCTGCTCCAGCGCATCCACCCCGCGGCGTCCCGGGTGGCGAAGCTGGCCGCGGAGACCCCGGCGTCCTTCGTCGCCTTCGACCTGCTCGCACTGGGCGACGAGTCGCTGATGGACGCCCCGTACGCCCAGCGCCAGCTGCGGCTGCGCGAGGCGCTGGCCGGGGTGCGGGCGCCGGTGTACGTCAGCACCGTCACCGCCGACCCCGCGGTGGGGCAGCGCTGGTTCCGCGAGTTCGAGGGCGCGGGCCTGGACGGGGTGATCGCCAAGCGTGGTGACCAGCCCTACTCCCCCGACCAGCGGGTGCTGGCCAAGGTCAAGCACGTGCGCACGGCCGACTGCGTGGTCGCCGGGTTCCGCTGGCACAAGAGCGGGCCCATCGTCGGCTCGCTGCTGCTCGGCCTCTACGACGACGACGGCACGCTGCAGCACATCGGCGTCGCGGCGTCCTTCACCACCAAGCGGCGCGGCGAGCTGGTCGAGGAGCTGGCCCCCTACCGGGCGCAGGCCCTCGACGGGCACCCGTGGCAGGACTGGGCCAACGCGGTCACCGGCGAGGACGGCGAGCACCGGATGCCCGGGGCGACCAGCCGCTGGAACGCCGGCAAGGACCTGTCGTGGGTGCCGCTGCGTCCGGAGCTGGTGGTGGAGATCCGCTACGACCAGCTGGAAGGCAGCCGGCTGCGGCACACCGGGCAGTTCCAGCGGTGGCGTCCCGACCGCGACGCCCGGTCCTGCACGTACGAGCAGCTGGAGGTGCCGGTGCACTACGACCTCGCCGAGGTGCTGGGCGGCTGAGGCGCGGGGCGTGGCTGCCCGGCACAGCTCCGGCTCCTACCCTGGGGTGATCATGACCGGACACCGCCGCCTGGCCGCCGCCGTCGTCCTGCTCGCCCTCACCCTCACCGGGTGCACCTCCGGAGGGGACGACACGGCCACGGCCGCCTCGTCGTCGGCGGCGCCGGCCGCGCCGGTCGCCCAGCCTGTCCAGTGGACCGACTGCGACGCCGACATCGACACGATCATCGCCGGGCGGCCCGGCGCCGACCGCGACATCGCCTTCTCGTGCGGGACGACGACCGTGCCGGCCAGCTACGACGACCCCGCCGGCGGCCCGCTGGACCTGTTCCTGGTGCGCGCCACGCTGGCCGGGCAGACCGACCGGATCGGCTCGCTCCTGGTCAACCCCGGCGGCCCGGGCCAGTCGGCCACCGACGCGGCGGTGCAGTCGGCCCTCACCCTGCCCGAGGACGTGCTGCGCCGCTTCGACGTCGTCGGCCTCGACCCCCGCGGCGCGGGTCTGTCGACCCCGGTCGAGTGCATCTCCGACCAGCAGAAGGACCAGCTGTTCTCCGTCGACCCGCGCACCGCCGACGCCGCCGCGCTGGACACCGCCTTCGCCCAGGTCGACGCGGTCGCCGCCGGTTGCGCGGACAAGTACAAGGACGCCCTCGGCGCCTTCGACACCGTCGACAGTGCCCGCGACATGGACCTGGTGCGGGAGTCCCTCGGCGACGAGCAGCTGACCTTCCTCGGGTACTCCTACGGGACGACGCTCGGCTCGACCTACGCGGAGCTGTTCCCCGCGCGGGTGCGGGCGCTGGTGCTCGACGGCGCGGTCGACCCCGACGCAGGCGGTCAGGAGTTCGCCGAGCAGCAGGCACAGGGCTTCGAGGCCGCCTTCGACGCGTTCGCCGCCAACTGCACCGGGCTGCTCGCCGGCTGCCCGATCGGCGGCGACCCGCGCGCCTTCGTCACCGACCTGCTGACCCAGGCCGCCACCACCCCGGTCCCGAGCACCCGCGCCGGGGAGACCCGGCAGGCCACCCCCGGGCTGGTGCTCAACGGGATCCGGTCCGCGCTCTACCAGCCGAGCGCCTGGCCGCAGCTGGCCCAGTCGCTGGCCGCCGCCCGCAACGGTGACGCCGCCGGCATCCTCACCCTCGCCGACACATACACCGGGCGCAACGACGACGGCACCTACACCAACGTCGTCGACGCCAACGTGGCCGTGACCTGCGCCGACACCGACGAGCGGTTCACCGCCGACCAGGTGCGCACCGTGCTGGCCGACTGGAACACGAAGTACCCGCTGTTCGGCGCCGACGCCGCGCTGGGGCTCTACACCTGCTCGCCGTGGCAGGCACCCCGCACGCCACTGCCCGCCCGCGACGCCGCCGGCAGCGCGCCGATCCTGGTCGTCGGCACCAAGGGCGACCCGGTCACCCCGCTGGCCGGCGCAGAGGACATGGCCGCGGGCCTGGCGAGCGGCACCCTCCTCACCTGGGAGGGCAACGGGCACACTGCCTATCCCAAGACCGACTGCGTGACGGCGGCGGTGGACGCCTACCTGGTCGACCTGGTCGTCCCGGCCGAGGGGACCACCTGCCCCGCCTGACGCCACCCGCCCGACCGATCGGAGCCGCATGGCCAGCAGCAAGGACGCCGTCGTCCTGACCCTCGACGGGCACGAGGTGCGGGTCAGCAGCCCGGAGAAGCCCTACTTCGGCGACAAGGGCGTCCGCAAGATCGACGTCGTGAACTACTTCGTCTCCGTCGGCGAGGGCATCCTGTTCGCGCTGCGCGACCGGCCGACGACGCTGGAGCGCTGGCCCGGCGGGGTGTTCGAGGGCGCGCGGCTGTCGACCCGGATGGACAACACCGGCGACGCGTTCTACCAGAAGCGGGTGCCCAAGAACGCCCCGGAGTGGGTGCAGACCGCGCACATCACCTTCCCCAGCGGCCGCACCGCCGACGAGATCGCGCCGGACTCCGTCGCCGTCGTCGCGTGGTGCGCGAACCTGGGCACGCTGACCTTCCACCCGTGGCCGGTGACGAAGGCCGACGTCGAGGCGCCCGACCAGATCCGCATCGACCTGGACCCCCAGCCGGGCACCGACTTCTCCGACGCCGTCTGGGTCGCCCCGCACGTGCGGGAGCTGCTGCACGAGTTCGGCATGGAGGGCTGGCCGAAGACCTCCGGCGGGCGCGGGGTGCACGTCTACGTGCCGATCCTGCCGCGCTGGACCTTCCCCGAGGTGCGCCGGGCGGTGATCGCCTTCGGCCGCGAGCTGGAGCGGCGCATCCCCGACCGCGTGACCATGAACTGGTGGAAGGAGGAGCGCGGCGAGAAGATCTTCATCGACTACAACCAGATGGCCCGGGACCGCACGATCGCCAGCGCCTACTCGATCCGGGCGAGGTCGCACGCCCCGGTGAGCGCCCCGGTCGACTGGGACGAGCTGCCCGACGTCACGCCGTTCGACTTCGACGTCCTCACCATGCCGGCCCGCTTCGCCGCCGTCGGGGACAAGCACGCCGGGCTCGCCGACCACGCCTACGACCTGACGCCGCTGGTCGAGCTGGCCGACCGTCAGGAGCGCGACCTGGGCCTGGGCGAGATGCCCTATCCCCCCGACTACCCGAAGATGCCGGGCGAGCCGATGCGCGTGCAGCCCAGCCGGGCGCGGAAGGTGCCGGCGGAGGACGACTGACCGGTGGCCGGACGGCGCTGCGCCACGCAGGTGTCGTGCGCGCTGCGCGGGTAGACCCCGGTCATGGCCACCGACGAGAACACCCCTGACACCGTGAGCAAGGACGACGCCCGGACCGGCCCGATGGGTCAGCGGTTCCTGGCCGGCACGGACACCGTGGCGCTGCGGCTGTGGGACGACCAGCAGCCGGGCGAGGCCGAGCCGCCGGTCGCCCGCGACTACGAGACGGTCGGCTACGTCGTGTCCGGTCGGGTCGAGCTCACCCTCGGCACGACCGTGCTCGACCTGGGCCCGGGTGACTCCTGGGCGGTGCCGCGCGGCGCCGAGCACAGCTACCGGGTGGTCGAGGCGCTCACGGCGGTCGAGGCGACGTCGCCGCCGGCACAGACCCGGCTCTGACCGGCGCGGGCAGGCCGGCCCGGTGCCGGCCTGCTCCCCCGGCGGTGGACCGCCGCGGGGCGGTGGGATGCTCCGGCTGTGAACCAGCTCACCGACCCCGCCGCCGTCGCCGCCGCGCTGGAGGCGACCGGCTACCTGCCCGACGAGGGCCTGGCGACGGCGGCGTACCTGGCGCTGGCCCTGCACCGCCCGCTGTTCCTCGAAGGCGAGGCCGGCGTCGGGAAGACCGCACTGGCCCACGCGCTGGCCGAGGTCACCGGCCGGCCGCTGTACCGGCTGCAGTGCTACGAGGGGCTCGAGGCCAGCTCCGCCCTCTATGACTGGGACTTCGGCCGCCAGCTGCTGCACCTGCGCGCCGCCGAGGCCGCCGGCACCGCCACCGACCCGGCGGAGCTCGAGGCCGGCCTGTACGACCGCCGCTTCCTGCTCGCCCGTCCCCTGCTGCAGGCGCTGGAGGACTCCCCGGCGGTGCTGCTCATCGACGAGGTCGACCGGGCCGACGACGAGTTCGAGGCGTTCCTGCTCGAGATGCTCAGCGACTTCACCATCACCATCCCCGAGCTCGGGACCGTGCGGGCGCAGACGCCGCCGCTGGTGCTGCTCACCTCCAACCGCACCCGCGAGGTGCACGACGCGCTCAAGCGCCGGTGCCTGTACCACTGGCTCGAGCACCCGGACTTCACCCGCGAGGTGGCGATCCTGCGCCGCCGGCTGCCGGAGGTCACCGAGACCCTCGCCCGCCAGGTCGCCTCCGCCACCGCCCGGCTGCGCGCGCTGGACCTGCTCAAGCCCCCCGGTGTCGCCGAGGCGATGGACTGGGCGAGCGCACTGCACGCCCTGGGTGCCCGGGAGCTGGACCCCGACACCGCGGCCCGCACGC belongs to Modestobacter sp. L9-4 and includes:
- a CDS encoding ATP-dependent DNA ligase, giving the protein MDLPVNPPVKPMLAKPAATLPVGEDWFYEPKWDGFRCIVFRDGDEVELGSRNERPLTRYFPEVVAAALEHLPERCVVDGEIVVPRGDRLDFESLLQRIHPAASRVAKLAAETPASFVAFDLLALGDESLMDAPYAQRQLRLREALAGVRAPVYVSTVTADPAVGQRWFREFEGAGLDGVIAKRGDQPYSPDQRVLAKVKHVRTADCVVAGFRWHKSGPIVGSLLLGLYDDDGTLQHIGVAASFTTKRRGELVEELAPYRAQALDGHPWQDWANAVTGEDGEHRMPGATSRWNAGKDLSWVPLRPELVVEIRYDQLEGSRLRHTGQFQRWRPDRDARSCTYEQLEVPVHYDLAEVLGG
- a CDS encoding alpha/beta hydrolase; this encodes MTGHRRLAAAVVLLALTLTGCTSGGDDTATAASSSAAPAAPVAQPVQWTDCDADIDTIIAGRPGADRDIAFSCGTTTVPASYDDPAGGPLDLFLVRATLAGQTDRIGSLLVNPGGPGQSATDAAVQSALTLPEDVLRRFDVVGLDPRGAGLSTPVECISDQQKDQLFSVDPRTADAAALDTAFAQVDAVAAGCADKYKDALGAFDTVDSARDMDLVRESLGDEQLTFLGYSYGTTLGSTYAELFPARVRALVLDGAVDPDAGGQEFAEQQAQGFEAAFDAFAANCTGLLAGCPIGGDPRAFVTDLLTQAATTPVPSTRAGETRQATPGLVLNGIRSALYQPSAWPQLAQSLAAARNGDAAGILTLADTYTGRNDDGTYTNVVDANVAVTCADTDERFTADQVRTVLADWNTKYPLFGADAALGLYTCSPWQAPRTPLPARDAAGSAPILVVGTKGDPVTPLAGAEDMAAGLASGTLLTWEGNGHTAYPKTDCVTAAVDAYLVDLVVPAEGTTCPA
- the ligD gene encoding non-homologous end-joining DNA ligase, with the translated sequence MASSKDAVVLTLDGHEVRVSSPEKPYFGDKGVRKIDVVNYFVSVGEGILFALRDRPTTLERWPGGVFEGARLSTRMDNTGDAFYQKRVPKNAPEWVQTAHITFPSGRTADEIAPDSVAVVAWCANLGTLTFHPWPVTKADVEAPDQIRIDLDPQPGTDFSDAVWVAPHVRELLHEFGMEGWPKTSGGRGVHVYVPILPRWTFPEVRRAVIAFGRELERRIPDRVTMNWWKEERGEKIFIDYNQMARDRTIASAYSIRARSHAPVSAPVDWDELPDVTPFDFDVLTMPARFAAVGDKHAGLADHAYDLTPLVELADRQERDLGLGEMPYPPDYPKMPGEPMRVQPSRARKVPAEDD
- a CDS encoding cupin domain-containing protein, producing MATDENTPDTVSKDDARTGPMGQRFLAGTDTVALRLWDDQQPGEAEPPVARDYETVGYVVSGRVELTLGTTVLDLGPGDSWAVPRGAEHSYRVVEALTAVEATSPPAQTRL
- a CDS encoding MoxR family ATPase codes for the protein MNQLTDPAAVAAALEATGYLPDEGLATAAYLALALHRPLFLEGEAGVGKTALAHALAEVTGRPLYRLQCYEGLEASSALYDWDFGRQLLHLRAAEAAGTATDPAELEAGLYDRRFLLARPLLQALEDSPAVLLIDEVDRADDEFEAFLLEMLSDFTITIPELGTVRAQTPPLVLLTSNRTREVHDALKRRCLYHWLEHPDFTREVAILRRRLPEVTETLARQVASATARLRALDLLKPPGVAEAMDWASALHALGARELDPDTAARTLGAVLKYREDGERVRAAGPGVLFGAG